The following coding sequences are from one Lolium rigidum isolate FL_2022 chromosome 6, APGP_CSIRO_Lrig_0.1, whole genome shotgun sequence window:
- the LOC124663783 gene encoding DNA gyrase subunit B, chloroplastic/mitochondrial-like: MALLLRPSAPPPHLRLLLRRLLSTAPAPSRLLPGPSPSARLLFRPRVVAAAAAVPQRNGVAARAFMASTAASDAMQEKRVAGEYTAANVQVLEALDGVRKRPGMYIGSTGPRGLHHLVYEILDNAVDEAQAGYATEINVVLHEDNSVSITDNGRGVNQIEV; encoded by the exons atggcGCTCCTCCTCAGGCCCTCGGCTcccccgccgcacctccgcctcctcctccgccgcctcctctccaccGCTCCCGCCCCCTCACGCCTGCTCCCGGGCCCCTCCCCCTCTGCCCGACTCCTCTTCAGACCCAG ggttgtggcggcggcggcggcagttccGCAGCGGAATGGGGTCGCGGCGAGGGCTTTCATGGCCTCCACGGCGGCGTCCGATGCGATGCAGGAAAAGCGGGTCGCCGGGGAGTACACCGCTGCCAACGTCCAG GTCTTAGAAGCATTAGATGGAGTTCGCAAAAGGCCTGGTATGTACATAGGCAGCACAGGGCCACGTGGATTGCATCATCTG GTTTATGAAATATTGGATAATGCTGTGGATGAAGCTCAAGCAGGCTATGCTACCGAGATTAACGTAGTCCTTCATGAAGATAATTCAGTTAGTATAACAGATAATGGCCGTGGG GTGAATCAAATAGAAGTTTAA